Proteins from a single region of Cydia strobilella chromosome 2, ilCydStro3.1, whole genome shotgun sequence:
- the LOC134752504 gene encoding serine protease inhibitor 77Ba-like — protein MKIIVFLLFVATCYAEEFSARSRNFSIELLHHTQKQTGGHVVISPFGIWTLMTGVALGATGNSFAELQRAFILPRSKKTVIAGYKELTKAVLNPSTNGVSLTSKNFVFIDDDFTLNPDFRKTISTDFDATIKVLDFKNPDLAAGKANNFIQNSGGRVSNVLTSDDFAESRMILTNVISFKGLWSSPFNVSETTVENFYNENNEVVGQVNMMYQRAEFPFSNIVDLKAFVVELPYGSDRKYSMLLILPHPRVKLDDVYRRLENVTLTEISKKLQSDIEEYGSTDVDIKLPRFKISTNVVMNKPLNDMGVYDIFQPDVASFKRVTNENIYVSAIVHKADIEVTETGTVASAATSANFADRISTPLMRANKPFAYFIIEKTTTTVIFGGIYSKPTVY, from the coding sequence ATGAAGATCATAGTTTTCCTACTATTTGTCGCGACATGTTATGCCGAGGAGTTTAGTGCGCGATCAAGAAACTTCAGCATCGAACTTTTGCATCATACACAGAAACAAACCGGTGGACATGTAGTAATATCGCCTTTCGGAATATGGACCCTAATGACCGGAGTCGCGCTCGGTGCAACGGGCAACAGTTTCGCGGAGTTGCAACGCGCTTTCATCCTCCCAAGGAGCAAGAAAACCGTTATTGCCGGCTACAAAGAATTGACAAAAGCTGTGCTAAATCCGTCCACAAACGGAGTATCACTGACGAGCAAAAACTTTGTATTCATCGACGACGATTTCACTTTGAATCCGGACTTTCGGAAAACGATTAGCACAGATTTCGACGCAACAATAAAAGTACTCGATTTTAAGAATCCTGACCTGGCGGCTGGCAAAGCGAACAATTTTATCCAAAATTCCGGAGGGCGAGTCTCTAACGTGCTAACGTCAGATGACTTTGCGGAGTCTAGGATGATTTTAACTAATGTGATATCCTTTAAAGGCTTATGGTCATCCCCTTTCAACGTGAGCGAAACAACAGTTGAGAACTTTTACAACGAAAATAATGAGGTCGTAGGGCAAGTCAACATGATGTATCAGAGAGCGGAGTTTCCATTCTCCAATATCGTTGACTTAAAAGCGTTTGTTGTCGAATTGCCTTATGGAAGTGATAGGAAATATTCTATGCTGTTAATTCTGCCACATCCCCGAGTAAAGTTGGACGATGTCTATAGAAGGCTAGAGAATGTGACTCTTACAGAAATATCAAAGAAGCTTCAGAGCGATATAGAAGAATACGGGTCGACTGACGTTGACATTAAACTTCCCAGATTCAAGATTAGTACGAATGTTGTTATGAACAAGCCATTAAATGACATGGGTGTTTACGACATTTTTCAACCAGATGTGGCTAGTTTCAAACGTGTCACGAATGAGAATATTTATGTCTCAGCCATTGTACACAAAGCTGACATTGAAGTCACTGAAACTGGGACGGTAGCCTCTGCTGCGACTTCCGCCAATTTCGCCGATAGGATATCGACGCCACTTATGAGGGCTAATAAGCCTTTTGCGTACTTTATTATTGAGAAAACTACCACGACTGTTATATTTGGTGGCATCTATTCGAAACCTACTGTTTATTAA